A single genomic interval of Bradyrhizobium sp. CCBAU 53338 harbors:
- a CDS encoding site-specific integrase: MATMSPLRQRMIEDMTVRNLSPSTQQSYIYAIAKFSRHFGYAPDRLSFEQVRAYQLHLIGQKRSWSHINQVACALRFFYGVTLGQTEAFERIIGGQKPDKLPLVLSAEEIERFLDAVTGVRNRVVLATAYAAGLRVSEVVRLKVSSIDSKRMLIHIENGKGGRDRYAMLSPRLLEILRTYWMRARPGLWLFPGQDPSEHVSVRCVQAACRAARRRARLAKPITVHTLRHSFATHLLESGIDIRIIQVLLGHADLGSTARYAQVATNLLARTTSPFDGLSVRVIPPD; the protein is encoded by the coding sequence ATGGCTACGATGAGCCCTCTTCGGCAGCGCATGATCGAGGACATGACGGTCCGCAATCTGTCGCCGTCGACTCAACAATCCTATATCTATGCGATCGCAAAGTTTAGCCGCCATTTCGGCTATGCCCCGGACCGGTTGAGTTTCGAGCAGGTCCGCGCCTACCAACTACATCTCATCGGCCAAAAGCGCTCGTGGTCCCACATCAATCAGGTGGCCTGCGCGCTGCGGTTCTTCTACGGCGTCACACTCGGGCAGACGGAGGCATTCGAGCGGATCATTGGTGGCCAGAAGCCCGACAAGCTCCCGCTCGTGCTTAGTGCCGAAGAGATCGAGCGCTTCCTGGACGCGGTTACAGGGGTGCGCAATCGCGTCGTGCTGGCGACGGCTTATGCGGCTGGCTTACGGGTTAGTGAAGTCGTCCGCCTGAAGGTGAGCTCGATCGACAGCAAGCGAATGTTGATCCACATCGAGAACGGTAAGGGCGGCAGGGATCGTTACGCGATGCTTTCTCCGCGACTGCTGGAGATTCTGCGTACGTACTGGATGCGAGCCCGACCGGGGCTGTGGCTATTTCCAGGCCAAGACCCAAGTGAACATGTCAGCGTCCGCTGCGTCCAGGCGGCCTGCCGCGCCGCCCGCCGCCGCGCTCGGCTTGCCAAGCCGATTACTGTCCATACGCTCCGGCACTCGTTTGCGACCCATCTCCTGGAAAGCGGGATCGACATTCGCATCATTCAAGTTCTGCTCGGACATGCCGACCTGGGATCGACCGCGCGCTACGCTCAGGTTGCGACCAACCTGCTCGCCCGCACGACCAGCCCATTCGATGGACTCTCCGTCAGGGTGATCCCACCCGACTGA
- a CDS encoding IS91 family transposase, whose amino-acid sequence MRPVLEVADILRRHGGAFRAAQGPRLSSDQRRVMAAIEACRTATLGGHVERCDDCGLVRVAYNSCRDRHCPKCQALARAQWLAERQADLLPVPYFHVVFTVPAPVAAIALQNKTAVYDILLKAAAETIRLISADPKHLGAETGMIAILHTWGQTLTHHPHAHCLVPGGGIAPDGSWVHCRPGFFLPVRVLSRLYRRLFLERLQAAFNGTKLQFFGHLAHLVEPAAFARHLTALRKVEWVVYAKRPFGGPEQVLAYLGRYTHRVAIANGRLLTCDQGHVRFRWKDYRAGNRSKVMTLDTEEFLRRFLLHVLPKGFRRIRHFGFLANACRVAKLARIRAALKAPEPPPPAEAVDYRERCAILIGHRLDLCPICGGRMVEIGPVPRAQTPRRAAPRCDTS is encoded by the coding sequence ATGCGCCCCGTGCTCGAGGTGGCGGACATCCTCCGCCGCCACGGCGGCGCCTTCCGTGCCGCGCAGGGTCCTCGGCTGTCCTCCGATCAGCGCCGTGTGATGGCGGCCATCGAGGCGTGTCGCACAGCGACGCTCGGCGGCCACGTCGAGCGGTGCGACGACTGCGGCCTGGTCCGCGTCGCCTATAACAGCTGTCGCGATCGGCACTGTCCAAAGTGCCAAGCGCTCGCGCGCGCCCAATGGCTCGCCGAGCGCCAGGCCGACCTGCTGCCGGTCCCCTATTTCCATGTCGTCTTCACCGTGCCGGCGCCGGTGGCCGCCATCGCGCTGCAGAACAAGACGGCGGTCTACGACATCCTGCTCAAGGCAGCAGCCGAGACGATCCGTCTCATCAGCGCCGACCCGAAGCATCTCGGTGCCGAGACCGGGATGATCGCCATTCTCCATACCTGGGGCCAGACCCTGACGCATCATCCGCATGCCCATTGCCTCGTGCCAGGCGGCGGGATCGCCCCTGATGGAAGCTGGGTTCATTGTCGCCCCGGCTTCTTCCTTCCCGTTCGCGTCCTGTCACGATTGTATCGTCGGCTGTTCCTGGAGCGCCTGCAGGCGGCGTTCAATGGCACCAAGCTCCAGTTCTTCGGCCATCTCGCGCACCTCGTCGAGCCAGCGGCATTCGCCCGCCATCTAACCGCCCTCCGCAAGGTCGAGTGGGTCGTCTACGCCAAGCGTCCCTTCGGCGGACCAGAACAGGTTCTGGCCTATCTCGGGCGCTACACCCATCGCGTTGCAATCGCCAACGGCCGGCTCCTTACCTGTGACCAGGGCCACGTCCGCTTCCGGTGGAAGGATTATCGCGCTGGCAACAGATCCAAAGTGATGACGCTCGACACTGAGGAGTTCCTTCGTCGCTTTCTGCTCCACGTATTGCCGAAGGGGTTTCGCCGCATCCGTCATTTTGGCTTCCTGGCGAACGCCTGCCGCGTCGCCAAACTCGCGCGCATCCGAGCGGCGCTAAAGGCGCCAGAGCCGCCTCCGCCTGCCGAAGCTGTCGACTATCGTGAGCGCTGCGCCATCCTCATTGGTCACCGCCTCGACTTGTGCCCCATCTGCGGAGGCCGCATGGTCGAGATTGGGCCTGTGCCGCGTGCGCAAACGCCGCGACGCGCAGCACCTCGCTGCGATACATCATGA
- a CDS encoding recombinase family protein → MLISSTVADERLTTAHRAKLAYVYVRQSSVNQVRQHQESTELQYRLVDRAIGLGWPPERVQVIDEDLGKSGAGAVDRHGFQKLIAEIGLGNAGLVVSLDASRLARRLADRHNQRASRTTARSYLPQLH, encoded by the coding sequence GTGCTGATCAGCTCGACCGTCGCTGACGAGCGGCTCACGACCGCACACCGAGCCAAGTTGGCCTACGTCTACGTGCGGCAGTCATCCGTGAACCAGGTGCGCCAGCACCAGGAGAGCACCGAGCTGCAGTACCGCCTCGTCGATCGGGCCATCGGTCTGGGCTGGCCGCCGGAGCGCGTCCAGGTCATTGACGAGGATCTGGGCAAGTCCGGAGCTGGCGCTGTGGATCGTCATGGTTTCCAGAAGCTCATTGCCGAGATCGGCCTTGGCAACGCCGGCCTTGTGGTGAGCCTCGACGCTTCTCGCTTGGCCCGTCGTCTGGCAGACCGCCACAACCAGCGAGCATCACGTACAACGGCGCGTTCATACCTACCGCAACTACATTGA
- a CDS encoding 3-hydroxyacyl-CoA dehydrogenase NAD-binding domain-containing protein produces the protein MNGTIAVLGCGLIGQSWSALFTAYGYDVVGWDPAPKSQSLLQEAISRCQKQVFRPSELESGLGSFRLVETPEQAVSDAFWVQENAPEVLELKGELYGRVEAAAHPDTVLASSTSSLTWSQLATSLKRTSRFITAHPFNPPHIMPLVEIYGADADLRTTAVSFFRGLGREPVLLARDVVGHIANRLASALWREAVNLVAENIADVAAVDAALVHGPGLRWSVVGAHMAYHLGGGPGGIEHYLRHLGPSQERRWATLGQPQLTPDVCTRLVAGVHAEADGRSISELEGERDRALLRLLAARSSI, from the coding sequence ATGAATGGCACAATCGCGGTTCTCGGCTGCGGGCTTATAGGCCAAAGCTGGTCGGCGCTATTCACTGCCTATGGTTATGACGTCGTCGGCTGGGATCCAGCGCCAAAATCGCAGTCCCTGTTGCAAGAAGCGATTTCTCGATGTCAGAAGCAGGTTTTTCGTCCCTCGGAACTTGAATCAGGCCTTGGTTCCTTTCGCCTTGTCGAGACACCGGAACAGGCGGTTTCCGACGCCTTTTGGGTTCAGGAAAACGCACCCGAAGTGCTCGAGTTAAAAGGAGAGCTCTACGGCCGCGTTGAGGCGGCAGCCCATCCCGATACGGTACTCGCAAGCAGTACATCCTCTCTAACTTGGTCACAGCTTGCCACCAGCCTAAAACGAACCTCGCGATTCATTACTGCTCATCCCTTCAATCCTCCACACATCATGCCGCTAGTGGAGATTTATGGGGCCGATGCTGATCTTCGGACGACGGCTGTGTCGTTCTTTCGCGGGCTCGGCCGCGAGCCAGTTCTTTTAGCCCGCGACGTAGTAGGGCACATCGCCAACCGGCTTGCTTCAGCACTCTGGCGTGAAGCGGTCAACTTAGTCGCCGAGAATATTGCTGATGTCGCCGCTGTCGACGCGGCGCTCGTGCATGGACCTGGGCTGCGCTGGTCAGTGGTCGGTGCACATATGGCCTACCACCTTGGTGGGGGTCCTGGGGGAATTGAGCATTACCTGCGACATCTCGGGCCTAGCCAGGAACGCCGATGGGCCACGCTAGGTCAGCCACAGCTTACTCCCGATGTCTGTACCCGTCTGGTCGCTGGCGTCCATGCAGAGGCGGATGGCAGATCGATTTCCGAATTAGAAGGTGAACGTGATCGCGCACTCTTGAGACTCCTTGCCGCGCGGAGTTCAATTTAA
- a CDS encoding amidase — protein MHELIRQTACSVVEKLRNGEVSPLELLDALEQRIGQVDGKLNALPILCFDRARTHARTLMERPTGARGLLAGLPVPIKDLIDVAGTRNTQGSPIFRNKIAETSDILVERIEQNGGVVYARSNTPEFGAGANTVNELFGATLNPWNPARSAAGSSGGAAVAIAAGMAWVAHGSDMGGSLRNPASFCGVVGLRPSLGRVARTPKSKIDRNLGIHGPMARNVEDVALLLDAMSGEHPADPLSLPAPAESFLTTTRTAKRPRRVAYSADLGITPVDPQIVEITRGAAARFVELGVIVEEAHPDLREAQECFHVLRAFDFAISKAALLRSHRDLLKPDVVWNIEEGLKLSIEQLERAEEQRVAMVVRVLKFFEKYDLLLTPATIVEPFPVANSHVMECDGRQFENYVDWVAIAFAITLVCCPAMSLPCGFTSSGLPVGLQMVAPPRADGQLLAGAKLLEDSLGLLGSTPIDLGLAT, from the coding sequence GTGCATGAATTGATCAGGCAGACCGCCTGCAGTGTTGTCGAAAAATTGCGGAATGGCGAAGTAAGCCCCCTGGAGCTGCTGGACGCGCTGGAGCAGCGGATCGGGCAAGTCGACGGCAAGCTTAACGCGCTGCCCATCCTTTGTTTTGATCGCGCGCGCACACATGCTCGTACGCTGATGGAGCGACCTACCGGCGCACGTGGGCTGCTGGCCGGTCTTCCCGTTCCCATCAAAGATCTGATTGACGTTGCCGGCACTCGCAACACACAGGGCTCCCCGATCTTCAGGAACAAAATAGCTGAGACGTCGGACATCTTGGTCGAGCGCATCGAGCAGAATGGTGGTGTTGTTTATGCAAGATCGAACACCCCCGAGTTCGGAGCGGGGGCCAACACGGTCAATGAACTCTTCGGAGCAACGCTCAATCCGTGGAATCCAGCTCGCTCTGCTGCTGGCTCGTCCGGAGGTGCCGCGGTTGCGATCGCCGCCGGCATGGCTTGGGTTGCGCATGGCTCTGACATGGGGGGCTCACTCCGAAATCCGGCGAGCTTTTGCGGTGTAGTGGGTCTTCGGCCGAGCTTGGGCCGAGTGGCCCGAACTCCCAAATCTAAAATCGACCGCAACCTCGGCATACACGGACCAATGGCGCGCAATGTCGAGGACGTTGCGCTCCTGTTGGACGCAATGAGTGGTGAGCATCCTGCCGATCCACTGTCCTTGCCGGCACCCGCAGAATCGTTCCTGACGACCACGCGCACGGCAAAGAGACCAAGACGGGTTGCCTATTCGGCCGATCTGGGCATTACACCCGTGGATCCTCAAATTGTGGAAATTACCCGCGGCGCTGCAGCGCGCTTCGTCGAACTTGGTGTAATCGTCGAAGAAGCTCACCCCGATCTTCGAGAAGCTCAAGAGTGCTTCCACGTTCTCCGCGCATTCGATTTCGCTATTAGCAAAGCTGCTCTACTTCGAAGCCATCGCGATCTGCTCAAGCCGGACGTCGTTTGGAACATCGAAGAAGGGCTGAAGCTTTCTATCGAGCAACTCGAACGCGCCGAGGAGCAGCGAGTTGCCATGGTGGTGCGCGTACTTAAGTTTTTCGAGAAGTACGATCTTCTCTTGACGCCGGCAACAATCGTAGAGCCTTTCCCCGTGGCCAACAGCCACGTCATGGAGTGCGACGGCAGACAATTTGAGAATTACGTGGATTGGGTTGCCATCGCTTTTGCAATCACCCTCGTCTGTTGCCCCGCGATGTCTCTGCCCTGCGGTTTCACGAGTTCCGGCCTTCCGGTAGGCTTGCAAATGGTCGCTCCCCCTCGAGCCGACGGGCAGTTATTGGCCGGTGCTAAACTGCTTGAAGATAGTTTGGGGCTACTCGGCAGTACGCCGATCGATCTGGGGCTCGCAACATGA
- a CDS encoding LuxR family transcriptional regulator, translating to MSTHRIFQNFLNLLINANHADGFSDALAVTGRALELPCLAYLAWPKRRGENALVISTYPANWVAHYVRSHYERLDPIIERALETTEPFSWDHREPHRLISRAQRSLLDEAAQCGIRLGFTVPIHNGASMAALTFATDQNDRAFQLSIERRSEVLQFMAISFDRRVRQKLSHELMIANVELSRREMECLDWVAKGKTTWEIGQILQISPNTVKSYLNNAKNKLGVRTLAEATSRLGAAKAVRQD from the coding sequence ATGAGCACGCACCGTATCTTCCAAAATTTTCTCAATCTGCTGATCAACGCGAACCACGCTGATGGCTTTAGCGACGCCTTGGCGGTCACCGGACGCGCACTTGAGCTGCCATGTTTGGCTTATCTGGCCTGGCCGAAGAGACGGGGTGAGAACGCCCTCGTGATTTCCACGTATCCCGCCAATTGGGTTGCGCATTATGTGCGCAGTCACTATGAGCGCCTCGACCCCATTATCGAGCGTGCGCTGGAGACCACGGAGCCCTTTAGCTGGGACCACAGGGAACCTCATAGATTGATTTCTCGGGCGCAGCGAAGCTTGCTCGACGAAGCTGCTCAGTGTGGGATCCGATTGGGATTCACCGTTCCAATCCACAACGGCGCCTCCATGGCCGCCTTGACGTTTGCCACCGACCAGAATGACCGAGCATTTCAATTGAGCATAGAGCGCCGCTCGGAGGTCCTCCAGTTCATGGCCATTTCTTTCGACCGGCGCGTGCGGCAAAAGCTTTCTCATGAACTGATGATCGCTAACGTTGAACTCTCACGTCGCGAAATGGAGTGCCTCGACTGGGTCGCAAAGGGCAAGACCACATGGGAGATTGGGCAGATCCTGCAGATATCGCCAAATACCGTGAAGTCCTATTTGAATAATGCAAAGAACAAGCTGGGCGTGAGGACATTGGCCGAAGCGACTTCACGACTTGGCGCTGCTAAGGCAGTTAGGCAAGATTAG
- a CDS encoding acyl-homoserine-lactone synthase, translating to MIQLIAEPFHGAFSQTLAAMHRLRHRVFKQRLDWSVHSSGEMETDEFDALGPVYLVQTSVEGLVQGSVRLLPTTGPTMIRDTFSVLLGKCPAPSDPHVWESSRFAVDLPSDAPKAAHGLARATYELFAGMIEFGLSRQLTSIVTVTDVRMERILRRAGWPLRRIASPCEIGNTLAVAGHLEITLNALDRIRAAGGLAGPVLWTPVLSHAA from the coding sequence ATGATTCAACTGATTGCCGAACCATTTCACGGCGCGTTCTCCCAAACGCTAGCGGCCATGCACAGGCTGCGGCATCGCGTCTTCAAGCAAAGATTAGATTGGAGCGTTCACAGTTCCGGCGAGATGGAGACCGACGAGTTTGACGCGCTAGGTCCGGTATATCTCGTCCAAACGTCGGTCGAGGGACTGGTGCAGGGGTCGGTTCGCCTTTTGCCGACAACCGGCCCGACGATGATCCGCGACACCTTTTCTGTGCTCCTGGGAAAGTGCCCTGCCCCATCGGATCCTCATGTGTGGGAGAGCAGCCGCTTTGCAGTTGATCTTCCTTCAGATGCTCCGAAGGCGGCACACGGGCTTGCGAGGGCAACTTACGAACTCTTCGCGGGCATGATTGAGTTTGGTCTGTCTCGACAGCTCACGAGCATCGTCACAGTCACCGACGTCCGGATGGAGCGAATTCTGAGGCGCGCAGGATGGCCGCTTCGCCGGATTGCATCGCCTTGTGAAATTGGAAACACGCTTGCTGTCGCCGGCCACCTGGAAATCACGCTCAATGCTTTGGACAGGATACGTGCGGCCGGTGGACTCGCCGGCCCAGTTCTCTGGACTCCAGTCCTGTCGCACGCCGCCTGA
- a CDS encoding LysR family substrate-binding domain-containing protein, producing the protein MNPTASGTTFLRTAKLIIEQVDSLSKATVLTLSKRADHLAIGFCPFVSAGRITPAIAEFQSRYPEIKVAVLERVMPELLIALQTGSLDIAIAPDGLSSMLLTAAFPLWREGILIALAKNDELAQNESVSCADLHSRTVLVSRDDPAREVEDLLVCKLAAHGNGALIEACDVSRSKLTSLVSIGRGVTPLLASEAHAGFPGVVYRELHDARGPSRITMSAHVRTGDERSVVAHFLALLRECYSSGGEERA; encoded by the coding sequence ATGAATCCAACAGCCTCTGGTACGACATTCCTGAGGACGGCAAAGCTTATCATCGAGCAGGTCGATTCATTATCGAAGGCGACAGTCTTGACCCTGTCCAAGCGGGCGGATCACCTGGCTATCGGCTTCTGCCCATTCGTCTCCGCAGGACGAATAACACCTGCGATCGCCGAGTTTCAAAGCCGTTATCCGGAAATCAAGGTCGCCGTCCTTGAACGCGTCATGCCGGAACTCCTGATCGCGCTTCAGACGGGCTCGCTCGATATCGCCATCGCGCCAGACGGTCTATCTTCCATGCTGCTCACGGCGGCCTTTCCCCTATGGCGTGAAGGTATTCTCATCGCACTCGCCAAGAATGATGAGTTAGCTCAGAACGAGTCGGTCTCCTGCGCCGATCTGCACAGTCGAACCGTTCTCGTCAGCCGCGATGATCCCGCAAGAGAAGTCGAAGACCTTCTGGTCTGCAAACTGGCGGCTCATGGAAACGGGGCCTTAATCGAAGCCTGCGACGTGAGCCGCAGCAAGCTGACCAGTCTCGTCAGCATTGGCCGCGGCGTCACGCCGTTATTGGCATCCGAAGCTCACGCCGGATTCCCAGGGGTGGTGTATCGCGAACTGCACGACGCAAGGGGACCCAGTCGGATCACAATGTCAGCTCATGTCAGAACCGGCGATGAAAGATCTGTTGTCGCCCACTTCCTAGCCCTTCTGAGAGAATGTTATTCTTCAGGAGGGGAAGAGCGGGCTTGA
- a CDS encoding DUF2274 domain-containing protein, translating into MPKLKIAALVDDRPVKMTVELAAHVHRDLHVYADVLAKQTGQAVEPAKLIGPMLARFMATDRAFAKSKRQARSSPPEE; encoded by the coding sequence ATGCCTAAATTGAAGATTGCAGCGCTTGTGGACGATCGGCCTGTCAAAATGACGGTCGAACTCGCGGCCCATGTTCACCGGGATTTGCACGTCTATGCCGATGTGCTGGCGAAGCAAACCGGACAGGCCGTCGAACCTGCCAAGCTCATTGGCCCGATGTTGGCGCGCTTCATGGCGACAGACCGGGCTTTTGCGAAATCAAAACGTCAAGCCCGCTCTTCCCCTCCTGAAGAATAA
- a CDS encoding TrbI/VirB10 family protein, giving the protein MTEEHREDETSPDGEQETGELEDGFRLRPEYPSVTRLSRKVLLTGSALCLALVAAAATWALQKQRPREAASEELYLAERHNVAESVTALPPDYSKVTPPVPQLGPPLPGDLGRPILAAKGQIAAPGAAADQEQQRRDQEQEAARVSRLFASTNVRDTAASSGAQAGGANAPSLIPSSEDGSLQNAQDRKLAFVNAATDRRTTSPDRLVKAPSPYVVQAGSVIAGALITGIRSDLPGMITAQVSENVYDTPTGRFLLIPQGARLTGIYDSQVSFGQSRVLLVWTRLIMPNGRSVVLERQPGTDTQGYAGLEDQVDNHWGELFKAAALSTFLAVGSEAGAGSDASNSNSAIIGALRRGASDSLNQAGQQVVRRSLNIQPTLTIRPGYPVRVLVNRDLILEPYRG; this is encoded by the coding sequence ATGACGGAAGAACACCGCGAAGATGAGACCTCCCCGGACGGCGAACAGGAGACAGGTGAGCTCGAGGATGGGTTTCGGCTCCGGCCCGAATACCCGAGCGTCACCCGCTTGTCTCGCAAGGTGCTGCTGACCGGATCCGCGCTCTGCCTGGCGCTGGTCGCCGCGGCGGCGACGTGGGCGCTCCAGAAACAACGGCCGCGTGAGGCCGCTTCCGAGGAGCTCTATCTGGCTGAGCGTCACAATGTTGCTGAGAGCGTCACAGCGTTGCCGCCGGACTACTCGAAGGTCACCCCTCCTGTCCCCCAGCTTGGTCCACCTCTTCCCGGCGATCTCGGCAGACCAATCCTGGCCGCCAAAGGCCAGATCGCCGCGCCAGGCGCTGCGGCCGACCAGGAACAGCAACGCCGTGACCAGGAACAAGAGGCGGCTCGTGTAAGCCGACTGTTCGCCTCTACCAATGTGAGGGACACGGCAGCGTCGAGCGGAGCCCAAGCAGGTGGCGCCAATGCTCCCTCCCTGATCCCCAGCAGCGAGGATGGGTCACTGCAAAACGCTCAGGACCGGAAGCTCGCCTTCGTAAATGCGGCCACCGATCGACGAACGACCAGTCCAGACCGCCTCGTGAAGGCGCCATCACCTTACGTGGTGCAGGCCGGATCGGTTATCGCCGGGGCCCTGATCACCGGCATTCGCTCCGATCTGCCTGGAATGATCACAGCTCAGGTAAGCGAGAATGTTTATGATACGCCCACCGGGCGCTTTCTCCTCATCCCCCAGGGCGCCAGACTGACTGGCATCTATGACAGTCAGGTGAGCTTCGGCCAGAGCCGCGTGCTGCTCGTTTGGACCCGGTTGATCATGCCGAACGGCCGCTCGGTCGTCTTGGAGCGCCAACCGGGGACAGACACGCAAGGCTATGCCGGCCTTGAAGATCAGGTTGACAACCATTGGGGTGAGCTGTTCAAGGCGGCGGCGCTGTCGACCTTCCTGGCTGTTGGCTCGGAAGCGGGTGCAGGTTCCGATGCGAGCAATAGCAACAGCGCAATCATTGGTGCCCTCAGGCGCGGTGCATCAGATTCGCTGAACCAGGCCGGCCAACAAGTGGTCCGCCGTAGCCTCAATATCCAGCCGACCTTGACGATACGCCCGGGTTACCCGGTCCGCGTCCTGGTCAACCGTGATCTCATTCTTGAACCTTATAGAGGCTAG
- the trbG gene encoding P-type conjugative transfer protein TrbG, giving the protein MKRGITSAAVMLGCMLSGCSTFIPPEISYDTDVPPLPVAAAPADDRPRPLHVPPSWKPSLGGKPGTKEDVEPVNRIEIANSAARVEPRRRGYFNAAQIYSYSPGALYQVYAAPGQITDIALEEGEQLTGSGPLAAGDTVRWVIGDTESGSGEERRVHVLVKPTRASIETNLVINTDRRTYLLELRSREKPYMPSVAWYYPQDRIKRQQLTPVPLLPELAQRRFRYAIEGDNPPWRPLAAYDDGRKVYIEFSQGIVQGEMPPLFVLGPDGKSEIVNYRTFGSVLIVDRLFAAAELRLGGEHQQKVRIVRTDGRFSS; this is encoded by the coding sequence ATGAAGAGGGGCATCACTTCCGCAGCCGTCATGCTTGGCTGCATGCTCAGCGGCTGCTCGACCTTCATTCCACCCGAAATCAGCTATGACACAGATGTGCCGCCGCTGCCTGTGGCGGCAGCGCCGGCGGATGATCGTCCGCGTCCCCTGCATGTGCCTCCATCCTGGAAGCCGTCGCTTGGCGGCAAGCCGGGCACCAAGGAGGATGTCGAGCCGGTCAACCGGATCGAAATCGCCAACAGTGCGGCGCGCGTCGAGCCGAGGCGGAGAGGCTATTTCAACGCCGCACAGATCTACAGCTATAGCCCGGGCGCGCTCTATCAGGTCTATGCCGCGCCGGGACAGATCACCGACATTGCTCTTGAGGAGGGGGAGCAGTTGACCGGCTCCGGCCCGCTCGCAGCCGGCGACACCGTGCGATGGGTCATCGGCGACACCGAAAGCGGCAGCGGCGAGGAGCGCAGGGTGCACGTGCTGGTCAAGCCGACGCGCGCCTCCATCGAAACCAACCTCGTGATCAATACTGATCGGCGCACCTATCTCCTCGAGCTCCGCTCGCGCGAGAAGCCCTACATGCCATCGGTCGCGTGGTACTATCCGCAAGATCGGATCAAGCGGCAGCAATTGACTCCTGTTCCGCTGCTCCCAGAGCTTGCACAACGGCGCTTTCGGTATGCGATCGAGGGGGACAATCCGCCGTGGCGCCCCCTTGCAGCCTACGACGACGGCCGAAAAGTCTACATCGAGTTCTCGCAAGGTATCGTCCAAGGCGAAATGCCGCCGCTGTTTGTGCTCGGGCCTGACGGTAAGAGCGAAATCGTCAATTATCGCACCTTTGGCAGCGTCCTGATCGTCGACCGCCTGTTTGCGGCTGCCGAACTGCGGCTTGGTGGAGAACATCAACAAAAGGTTAGGATCGTCCGCACCGACGGGAGGTTTTCGTCATGA
- the trbF gene encoding conjugal transfer protein TrbF has translation MFKRSATHYGRAPAALTPYQKAGQVWDERIGSARLQAKNWRLMAFGCLALSCSLAGGLIWQSTQGTITPWIVEVDRLGQAQRVSPASSDYDPTDPQIAWHLARFIEDVRALPSDAIVLRQNWLRAYDFTTDRGAVALNEYARANDPFAGLGKAQISVEVSSVIRASPDSFRVAWIQRAYENGSLASTERWTAILSIVIRTPRDADRLRKNPLGIYVNSINWSKELGQ, from the coding sequence ATGTTTAAGAGATCAGCAACGCATTATGGCCGCGCGCCGGCGGCACTCACCCCTTATCAGAAGGCAGGTCAAGTCTGGGACGAGCGCATCGGCTCGGCCCGCCTGCAGGCGAAGAACTGGCGCTTGATGGCGTTCGGCTGCCTTGCTCTGTCTTGCAGCCTTGCCGGCGGGCTGATCTGGCAATCGACACAAGGAACGATAACGCCGTGGATCGTCGAGGTCGACCGGCTCGGTCAAGCTCAGCGGGTCTCGCCTGCAAGTTCCGACTACGACCCGACGGATCCACAAATTGCCTGGCACCTGGCGCGGTTCATCGAAGATGTGCGCGCCCTGCCATCCGATGCCATCGTGCTGCGGCAGAATTGGCTCCGGGCCTACGACTTCACGACCGATCGCGGGGCCGTCGCACTCAATGAATATGCCAGGGCAAACGACCCATTCGCCGGGCTCGGCAAGGCGCAGATCTCGGTGGAAGTCTCCAGCGTCATACGGGCCTCGCCCGACAGCTTTCGTGTCGCATGGATTCAGCGCGCTTACGAGAACGGCTCGCTCGCCTCGACCGAGCGATGGACAGCCATCCTGAGCATCGTCATCCGAACGCCGCGTGATGCCGATCGGCTGCGCAAAAATCCTCTCGGAATCTATGTGAATTCGATCAATTGGTCCAAGGAGTTGGGGCAGTGA